One Simonsiella muelleri ATCC 29453 DNA window includes the following coding sequences:
- a CDS encoding IS982 family transposase, translated as MPQDEFIIKTYLMVDALYNQLVQKPLRQGGFAPKLSDCELICMEIVGEFLGMDTDKKIWQYFKQHWQNWFPNLGSYPNFAKQCANLYWVKQQMHQKITANWCEQTEYYADAFPIAVCKFARAKRHQNFRAYATFGYCASKKETYYGFKGHLLITRSGMIKAFTFTAANVDERQVLPELLEGKTGFVGADKGYLSSELKDEMKQSHINLQTPYRSNMKDDRSPQFLKWLKNSRRMIETVIGQLTERFNMEIVRTKNLFHQSNRFIRKILSHNFCCLLNQQIQHPITQFAGLIGC; from the coding sequence ATGCCCCAAGACGAATTTATCATTAAAACGTATCTAATGGTAGATGCTTTATACAATCAGCTCGTTCAAAAACCATTAAGACAAGGTGGCTTTGCACCCAAACTTTCAGATTGTGAACTGATTTGTATGGAAATTGTTGGCGAATTTCTCGGTATGGATACCGATAAAAAAATTTGGCAATATTTCAAACAACATTGGCAAAATTGGTTTCCCAATTTAGGCTCTTACCCTAATTTTGCCAAACAATGTGCCAATTTGTATTGGGTTAAACAACAAATGCATCAAAAAATCACTGCAAATTGGTGTGAGCAAACAGAGTATTATGCAGATGCCTTTCCTATTGCAGTCTGTAAATTTGCCCGAGCTAAACGCCATCAAAATTTTCGTGCATATGCGACGTTCGGTTATTGCGCTTCCAAAAAAGAGACCTATTATGGTTTTAAAGGTCATCTTTTGATTACTCGCTCAGGTATGATTAAAGCCTTTACTTTTACAGCTGCCAATGTTGATGAACGGCAGGTATTACCTGAACTTTTAGAAGGCAAAACAGGGTTTGTTGGTGCGGACAAAGGGTATTTAAGTTCTGAATTAAAAGATGAAATGAAACAAAGCCATATTAATTTACAAACACCTTATCGTAGCAATATGAAAGATGACAGAAGTCCTCAATTTCTCAAATGGCTAAAAAATAGTCGCCGTATGATTGAAACAGTTATTGGTCAATTAACAGAGAGATTTAACATGGAAATAGTTCGTACAAAAAATCTGTTTCACCAATCTAACCGTTTTATTCGGAAAATTTTATCGCATAATTTTTGCTGTTTACTGAATCAACAAATTCAACACCCAATTACTCAATTTGCTGGGTTAATTGGGTGTTGA